Within the Salvia hispanica cultivar TCC Black 2014 chromosome 4, UniMelb_Shisp_WGS_1.0, whole genome shotgun sequence genome, the region TATGCATCCAAGCTTCGCCTCTCAGCCACGAGATTTCCCATCCCGGTTTGAGACCGACAAAGCTATTTGTATTCGGAGACTCATATGCAGACACCGGCAACGTTAGAAAATCACTAGGAAACTCATGGAACCAGCCCTACGGTACCACCTTCCCTGGAAAACCCGCCGGCCGCTTCTCCGACGGCCGCATCCTCACCGATTTCATTGGTAACATATTATACTCATATTATTGCTacttaattacttaaaaaacTACATCACACTTATCTTTCTATtcactttatcttttttctgcTTTCTCTTCACCAACATGCCCTGCCTTtgcttttccttttttttcgtTTGGTGGACTAACTTAATCATTTTCGACCCCTccattattttagttaaaaagtaacaaaatttaaatagtagGGAGTACTATAGTATATTTGTTTCTCTTTACCATCACTTAGTGTAACACTCATGCaccactttaattttttactgcTATCTGAATCTCAACTTTGTTGATGCTTTTAATTAGCACAgggattaaaatttaaatgctACATATAGCTGTCATGTAGTTACTTCCTTAATTTGCTAGTGATGTATGTGTACCCGATCTCAATTATTGACCCAccaaatattgttgtataattATTACCTTTAATATCATGTTGTCGTTTATGCAATTATATTTTCCTCCAAATTAAATCCGTATTTATCATTTGTCCCACATCATAGCCTTCTTAAGTGTGATTAACGATTATACCGAATCGGgctaatatattgaaaatatcataGTGAATTTATAGGGtgcaattaaatatatgtCTCGTAAGTCTCTAATGTTCCAATTGTGGGATAAATAAACAGCAAAATTCTTGCAAGTGAAGTCTCCATTAGCATACGAATGGATGGAAATGGGTGGTAAAAAGTTGAAGAATGGCCTAAATTTTGCTTATGGAGGGAGTGGTGTGTTCAACACACTTGGAGAATTATTGCCAAATATGAGTACTCAGATTGGATTTTTCGACAAACTTATGCAAAATTCTGTCTACACCAAATCCGATTTGAAGTCCTCTGTTGTTCTTGTTTGCCTCTCCGGCAACGATTATGGTGCTTTTCTTGCTCAAGGTGGAAAAACTATGCAGGtaacaaaattttctttattcatcAACAAATTCAAGATACTCCTCCTTATAGTGACTTTATCTTAAGTACAATACTACTTGGGTATTATTGCGTGCCTTTTATGTTATTGGATTCCTCTTtccttaaaataaaatgtgatgttGTCGGGTGAGAGATTATTCGAATTATAAACGTCTTTTCTCAAAAGGGGAGTGCCAGCTCTTATTGATAAGTtggatttcattttcattggattgaaaatatgaagtgacaaattttatagGAAATGATAAGAGAATCGTTTAGGAAAATAgcatcataattcataaatagTGGGTAGCACATGTCTagtgactctattattatatatgtacCTGAATCTCACTTATCCATAGTTTAACTAATTAGATTCCATCCACACATATCctcatcatcattttttttcacaataaAGTCAATGaaaattaacattattattactacaaCTGATTAATAGGCACACATGTTCATATATAGCTTTAACGAAAATACAATACTATTATCACTTTACTACTTTTTGATTACCTTTTATACAAATGATGCTACtgaaaaaatgagaatgaTTAGTTCTAAGGTGATGATGTTGGGCAACCGGTACTCCTCTAACTTTGgtgaatgcatttattatAAGGGATGCATAAAATCATTTATTCCACTTGACATAAATCCAAGCAAGTTAGGTGTGCCCATTATTCACTAGTACAACTAGTACTAGTTCAATATTTGATGCCTTAGGCATCGTTGGGTTGAGTTAAAATTGTTAAAGCTTGATTAATACTATTGCATAATTGATTGACACAGGATCTACAAGAGTTCATCCCTAGCGTGGTGGATCAACTAGGCGCCAACCTTAAACGGGTCCAACAACTCGGCGCGACTAAGGTTGCGGTCACATCTCTCCAACCGTTGGGCTGCCTTCCTCGTAGCACGGTGGTTTCATCTTTCCAAGGCTGCAACACCACCCAAAATCAGGCAGTGGCTTACCACAACCTTCTCTTGCAGCAAACCGTCGCGAAACTCAACAACGACTCACAAACTTCCACCTTCTTCATCATCGATCTCTACACCTCCTTCACAACCGTGCTCAACCAAAATCCAGATTATCAAGGTACGTTTTTAATttaaaccttttattttttataaataaatgcgAACGTTTTGTATACGtaattgattttggattaggtaAATTGAGATTTGAGACTCCATTAAAGCCGTGTTGCATTGGGAAGAATGGCTATTTTTGCGGTGGCGTGGATCAGGAAGGTGAGAAAATGTATACTGTTTGCAGCAATCCGAAATCTGCGTTTTTCTGGGATTCGTCACATCCAACTGAGGCTGGATGGCATGCAATTTACACCACCTTTAAATCTAGTCTTCAACAAgccttcaaattttattagctTTCTTCCAACCTCGTGTCGCCTCTTTTTTATGTATCATGTCTTTGTTTTGTTATGTTCTCATCCAATGTTTGTATGTCACATTAAGTTGTAGCCAAATATTGCGTATTTTAAAGTACATGGTAGAAGTATTGTTAAATTAGTTCTTACTCTAATATAACTATATCTATAGTTATACTCTATTTGTACCTTAATTCTTctcacattttgccatttttgtcCCTCTTATAAATTTgtcatcatttttattatatttttaatgataaacCACGTTatactaattcatttcatttacattttattatggaatgcattttttttactctgACTCAggtaaataaatgtataacaATATTTAGTGGATGGAGTGGATATTTAACTAGAGGTCAGACTCAAATAGAGACAAATTAgttacttcatccgtcccactttaagaatctcggtcacttttgcacacccattttgtaaaaattataataaataattaaagtggagaaatggtggtaaagtaagagagagaataatgcaAGAATGGttttttctacattattctctctcttactttaccatttctctattttaactatttatataaattttacgAATGGGGTGCAAAAGTGAGCGGAaatcctaaagtgggacagagagagtacaatttatcattaattacCAGTATGACACAATtaggtttaaaaaaaaaactcacttGTTGACAAAAGTGTGAAGCACCTAACCCAGAATCCCCCTTGCACAGCCCTCTTCCGACCGGTCTCCGCCCCAGATAACTTGAGGCCTTGAGCAAGCCCTCACTGCACTCCTATCCATCCGCCGCATAGTTTCTAAGATTGAAAATTGGAAAAGGGAGGAGAAGACTACCGTTAAGTCTAACAAGTTTTGGGCCAGTTATTTAATTGCTGGgctatcttttacttttagaTTGTTTGATATACAAAGCTATTACCACAcatgtttttttatcaaaattatgttTCCTCAAtgcttttaaatttaaatttgaccACTGGATAGTAAGTATGATAGAATTAGAATGCATTAAGGGTTGATAATTAAAACGTAAGTCTTTTTTCGCATAACattaacaaaacataataataaaattaattataaaattattttcttactttcttagcaaatataataaaaaatgtatatacatTACGTgtagaattaaatatttaatattaatattacttttaaaattcacTCCCGGCTTACTTAATTTTCTGATTCTGCCACTGCAAGTAATATGTAATTGCTGGAGTACGACCAATGTTatatgtactcccttcgtcccaccgTAAGCGACTTGTGTTCCTTTTCCGGATGTTCaaagtgagtcatttcctctcttgacaaaatataacacgactctctattactttttttctctctcctactttattctcttcactcatctactttattttttctcttactttgttCTCTACGTACTAATGTGACtaatctactttattctctctacactGAACTCtctaaatatcattttctaaaatattgtTTCCAAAAGAAACGTCTCGCTTACGGCAGGACGgcaggagtattaattaagaaataggAGTCATTGAAGGGGgaggatcccctgctgtgagGGGAAAACACAGCACAAGTTGTTGTGCTATAAAACGCACACATTTGTTCTTCAAAACGCATGCATTTACTTAGTGGAGTActacaatttcattttattcatttattacacttctcttgttatattaataatacaataaaaatgcaattattAAATGACTTAGAAATTAAGATGAATACCGAAACAGatactgaaaataaaatatacgtAATATACTTAATAATCTCTCTGTTCCATTAGAcatgaaacgtttttctttttaatttgtcctattaagaatgaaacgtttcctaaaatggaaacatttctatctctactttttcatctctcttattttactctctcttcattaactcacaaaataacactatataaaaactcgtgtcgattctcaaatgttatatatttaatgggatggagggagtattaatcataacaaaataattcaatagaaATGTTATACAGTAgcaattaacaatataaaaatcaaatacaaCTATGAATATAACCATAAAAAAGCATAATCTACCATTAGAAGTCCCGGTTAATTTTGCGCACTCAtcttataaaatgataatagattgttaaagtggagaaatggtaaaataagatggagaataatattgagaagacattattctctctcttgaaacattattctctttcttactttatcatttctccactttaactatttattactcctaatgaagaaatggagtatcaatatttttataagacgagtgcgcaaaagtgaccatgactcctaatggtgaacaaatggagtattaactatgataaaataatcctacaaaaatatttaatcatcaacggaaaaatcaaatttgaaatataacaaaaataatggcCGACAAAAAGTACTCCTATTCAATAgcattttttagtatatgaagaaataaatactTCTACATTCAAAAAAGTACTCCTATTCAATATGCTTGTTATCATTATTTTGGTTATAGTTCATAATTGACTTTTACattgtaaattaatatttctattGGACTATTTTGTCATGATTAATACTTAATACTAAATATATTACTTAATACTAACATGAAAAGTGAAGTGAATGGATTAAATGAAATTGTACTAAGTAATTGCATGTCGTTTGGTGAATAAATGTGACCGTTTTATAGCACAGCAACTTGTGCTGTGTTTTCCCTCACTGTAGGGGATCTTCCTCAATCATTTTCCTCAATCATTAAAGaaatacaatattttcaactttatttcaattatatatagttcTTGGTTTGATCAACGGACAAAGCTCTCGTGACTACCTTTTATCCCTCTGCCAATTGCAATCGCGACATCGGAAACTTGTTAAGAGAAATCATCTCTGAGAAATCATCTCTTAACAGAGTCCATGAAATTCTAATACGCCAAAGGTGGATAAAGTATGagtaaagttagagagagaatgaaaaaatgagtaaagtatgagaaaggaacattttatttttggaacgTGACTATTTTTAGTGGATAccccaaattaaaaaatgagactatttttcgtggacgagTGGAGTATTACGGAACACACATGGGTTGTAAGACAGCTTGAAAAATCGACTTGAGTACACAACGTATTCGTCTCATTCAAATCATATTATGCTTGTCAAACTTGGATGGCATGATTTCACACCATGCATATTACATTCGATCATATCCATACCATATGAAATCATGCAAAATAAGATATTCATTATATGCATTTAGTCAATTCATGTTATAGAAACCAAATTTGTACTATATACTGTACAAGGTTGGAATACAATCTACTATTACTACCTTCATCCACTaaaatttgttccatttttctatttccgtccgtccctaaaatttatctcatttcatttttattatttttggtagtggacctcatattccactaactcatttctactcacattttattataaaattaggacccacaatccactaactttttcaactcactttccattacatttcttaaaatccgtgccgggtcaaagtggaCAAATTTGgatggacggaggtagtatgaATTGGTTAATTCATACAATGAATTCAGAGTGTATGCCTTCCGCAATTCATAGGAAGAGAgacaataaagaaaatgaggaaaatagacttaattttgttttttttagataaataagttaaatttttttattttcattttattctatttggCATCATTACTGATATTGTTGGTCTTGACTTAATACATAGATTAAGATTACAAGTCCCCTCCCATTGGCGTCCACTCTAGCTTGACTTCTTTACCGTTTTTATTATCCTTGAATGGAGTCGGCATCTTCAGTCGTCCAATATTCTCACTCCTCGTGGTCATGGTTGCAAATTCTGTCATCCTTATCCTTTCTCACTTCTTTTGTGCTCCTCCTTTTCACAGTGATGAGAAAGAAGGTTTGGTGCGACTGCGAAATCTGCCAGAGCTACAGCGAATCGCGTTGGAGGATCCAATTCGACAATCTCTGCGATTGGTACACGCATCTCCTTAAAAACTCTCCCAATCGGACGGTCCACATCCACGTTCTCAACAACACCATCACCGCTAACCCCGAAAACGTCGAGTACATGCTCAAAACACGGTTTGATAATTTCCCCAAAGGCAAACCCTTCTCCGCGATCCTCGGCGATTTCTTAGGCCGCGGCATCTTCAACGTCGACGGAAGCTTCTGGAGGTTCCAGCGGAAGATGGCCAGCCTCGAGCTCGGCCGCGTCTCCACACGCGCCTACTCGTTTCAAGTGGTGCGCGTCGAAATCCTGCAGCGCCTGATTCCTCTGATGGCTTCATCCGCCGACGAAATCGTCGATCTGCAGGAGGTTTTTAGGAGATTTTCCTTCGATTGCATATCGCGGATTTCCTTCGGATTGGATCCGGCGGAGCTGGATTTGTCGCTGCCGCTCTCCGATTTCATCGCCTCCTTCGATCTGGCGTCCAAGCTCTCCGCGGAGAGGGCGATGGCGACTTCTCCGATGGTGTGGAAGGTGAAGCGGTTTTTCAACATCGGAAGCGAGAGGAGGCTGCGCCTCGCGATCCGGACGATCCACGCCGTCGCGCGCGATTTTATCAGAGAGCGGCGGAAGCTGGGGTTTTCCGATGGGAAGGATCTG harbors:
- the LOC125219120 gene encoding GDSL esterase/lipase At5g03610-like; the encoded protein is MASTKLFLPFFYGCFLLSFYYICIQASPLSHEISHPGLRPTKLFVFGDSYADTGNVRKSLGNSWNQPYGTTFPGKPAGRFSDGRILTDFIAKFLQVKSPLAYEWMEMGGKKLKNGLNFAYGGSGVFNTLGELLPNMSTQIGFFDKLMQNSVYTKSDLKSSVVLVCLSGNDYGAFLAQGGKTMQDLQEFIPSVVDQLGANLKRVQQLGATKVAVTSLQPLGCLPRSTVVSSFQGCNTTQNQAVAYHNLLLQQTVAKLNNDSQTSTFFIIDLYTSFTTVLNQNPDYQGKLRFETPLKPCCIGKNGYFCGGVDQEGEKMYTVCSNPKSAFFWDSSHPTEAGWHAIYTTFKSSLQQAFKFY
- the LOC125219314 gene encoding cytochrome P450 94C1-like, which codes for MESASSVVQYSHSSWSWLQILSSLSFLTSFVLLLFTVMRKKVWCDCEICQSYSESRWRIQFDNLCDWYTHLLKNSPNRTVHIHVLNNTITANPENVEYMLKTRFDNFPKGKPFSAILGDFLGRGIFNVDGSFWRFQRKMASLELGRVSTRAYSFQVVRVEILQRLIPLMASSADEIVDLQEVFRRFSFDCISRISFGLDPAELDLSLPLSDFIASFDLASKLSAERAMATSPMVWKVKRFFNIGSERRLRLAIRTIHAVARDFIRERRKLGFSDGKDLLSRFMCSVGDDEKFLVDIIVSFLLAGRDTVASALTSFFWLVARHPEVEAAILEEAIGVDSADQVRELHYLHAVVLESMRLYPPIQFDSKFCVEDDVLPDGSFVKGGTRVTFHPYAMGRMEEIWGSDCLEFKPRRWIRDGVFVHENPFQCPIFQAGVRVCLGKELALMEIKTVAVSVLRRFRIELAQPDDPPRFSPGLTATFRDGLRARIRPRFSNYTPLIK